GAGAATCTATAGCTAAGGATCTAAATAATCTTTAGAATATCTTGTTAATAAACAATATACTTATACATAACTATTAACACATGATATGATACGAAAGTGATGACCTACCTACCACCTCAACAACGTATGGTCGACACATAAGTGCTATGCGTCCCACACCCCAATGCCTTATGGTTGACATGTTACATTGATGACATCTCGATATCGTGTGATCGAGTTGGATCAACCATTAGCGTATCGTATCGTAGATTCAACTCAACGGGATATGACACCTCGATTGCAATTAAACCCGAGAGCAACAGTTACATAACCCGATATCGATCCTCCCATGACCGAGCCTACTTAGTCCGCCAGTCAAATCCACTACCAATGCTGTTTCCAAATTTGATGGCTAACATAGCACCACTTGCACAACCGCGAGCTCCACCGTCATGCTTAGACATTGGGAGGGTGGAAGCCCATCTGGGACCTCGACGAACCCCACATCCATGATATTATTGTTGTGTTCCGCTATCTCCGACCACAAGCAAGAGACGAATGAGCATCTGACGTGGGACAAGGTGGTGAAAGGCGAGAGACCCAGCTGGTGTCCGGGCTCCAGTACAAGTTGCTGGTGATGACCAAAAATGAGATGGACGTATCCGCTAGGTACGAGGCGGTGGTGTGGGAGAAGGAATGGATGAACTTCCGAAAGCTCGTCTCCTTCAATCCAGTAATCACCAGCTAAATGCCTTGGGCAGTATGCATGGCGAATCGAGGAAGCTGAAAGCTTGATGTGTTGTGACTTACGTCGTAAGTCATCGACCTTCGTTAGTGAGAGTCGATGCATTGTTCCCTCGTTATTGTAGTGTAGTTGGTGGTCGAAAAAGTGTAATCATTTGGTTTTTTCTATTCTTTTCACGATCATGATTTGGTAGCTCTTGTTGGTCCGATAGATGATTATTGtaaaattagagaaaaaaaatctcatattattaAGGAATTAAAAGAGttaggagatatatatatatatatatatatatatatatattggatttaGTTTGTGATCGATGAGTACATCACACATGAATTGTAGTTGTTAAAATAACATTCAATGTGAGATGACAAAAGAATAGTCTTATAACTGTAGATGTGAGATGAAGATTAAAAAGAGGCTAAGGAGTCTCACAATTaacatttaattatttttttatcatcaagAAACAGGTTATCTTTATAAATAAATGAGTagttttatctttaaatatttaaataaataattttcatgACTTGTATCTTGATCTCCAAGTCACAAAGGAGCAATGCTATTATCATATAAAAAGTAAATgatcattatatatattatataaaaaaataaagttagTAGAAGAAAAGTATTATATTTAATGATTTTTTACTTCATGTGATTGTTTGAATAACATGATATGGTTTAGAGGGAGAACAACATGAAGGTTTCAGACATACACTTGAAGAAGTTGGCTATTATCTCCATGATATGATTTAGAGAGAGAACAAATAACCCATGTTAGTTTACCTGATTGGTAGAAACAAATTAAGGAAGTGATCATGCTCTCATTATATGGTTTGATCAAGATGATAAATATTATACCTAACACCTCAAGTGGCAAACACAGCTGTGGATCACTAGCATCTGCCATGATAATATGACTTGCTTTAACAGTGGATAGCCAATGCAGAAATGAGGTTGGGCCTAGAAAGAAAGGTCAGGCACTAGTAATAGGATGCTTTGTGCCTGCCTGCCTCTGGAATAAAATGGTTGATGCCAAAACAATTGAAGGCGAAGAAGAGCTATTGCTAGAACAGTTGGTGGATAGTGATAATTTGATCTTTGACCTCACACATGCCATCAGAGTAGGTGGATAGTGAACATTTGTTCTTTAGCCTCTGAGCTAATTGTTGTTCTCTTTAGAGGTCTGTTGAGATGGATGGTGAAGAGAGCATTCATTCCAAGGGATATGGAGTACTGAACTTTGGTAAAATGACTTATCATGGAACTGATGGGCCAATCTAATGTTATTGAGAGACATTTTTATTTATATCCATCCATTTATTCTAAAATAGTTCTTTTTTTCCTAGCCTATGTGTTTTAgctttctctttttctctctctagatAGATACTTCTTTTCATGCTGTGTCTACCTTCACAATGCAAAAAATATTCTTACATTCCATTCTAACTAGTTAAGatcttataatttattattattattattattattattattattattattattattattattattattattattattattattattattattattattagaaccAACAAATTAATTGAGTTgttgtttagtgaattattatattttttaaatttttaatatttgataaaattttttATAGTAAAAATCTCAATTATAATAAAAAGATATGTGGTTAattccaaatagttgagacttataattttatttttattagtaacttcttgaaatataagataaaattttCACCATTCATTGAGGTAgaacataaaatgaaaaaaaaaatcaataaaattaaggtaatcatatgtattttttatcaataatataaTAAAGTTAATGGAACTTTCTAATCTCTTTGACaaaagttaaaaataataataaaaaagcttATTTTTGTTCCTCGAATTCGTTAATCACTTTACTAACTTAAGCTTCCAAAAAGAGTTTTTGTTTGAGTATTTTCTTGATGTCACTTACTTGACTCATTTTGAAATAAATATGAGTtatctaattatttattttattgacTCAaacttcatctatctaatattttaTGAGAAATACATTCGATATAATATTTGAGAGTCGAACGTTTTATGAGAAATACATTCGATATAATATTTGAGAGCCGAACGTAAAAGTTAAtatcttttcttaattttttaatatcatcTCACTCGCATATAATTATTAAACTAAATAAGTTATGAACTCAAGTCTAATCGAATCTAACTCATCACAAAGAGGAGAAATAAAGAAGATTTGATTTCCAAAATatagtgttggtgaacaaataTATCGTGGCTGGTGAGttagcacggcttggtccacgggtcgatgtcgggagtcttctgtcgGTTGAGTTGGACGTCGAGGTAGGCCGGGCCCtcgcgacggggtgttgatcagcgtttctCGATCCGAGCACCGTCTGTATTGAGTAGCGTCTCTCCGTTCTCAGGCTGGTTAGCGGCTCGCCTTTGTTCACTGGATGGCGATTCCCAGCTCGAGACGCTCGTGGCTCAGGGGTGACCGCTTGCCTGCAAAAATGGCCTTCATCGGGTGATTCTCGACTTTAGcctctccgacgagcaagtcagtagttatttttctcttccccttttttttttgtcctcTACCCTCTGGTCGGATGTCGATTATgggcttttatattattgtacgagGGTCGATCGCACGCGGGTTCGACGTGGTGGCTGATCCTCGGGAGATGAGATGGGTACTGTGCGACCGCTGTCCCGAGACGCACGGGACGATGTCAAATGGCGCCGCCCCGAGCTTCCGGGATGAGACATGCTAAACAGTGCCTCGtgacggattctgacttggcgtgtgaGGGTGCTCCCCTTGCTGACCAGGCTGTGGTGCAGCGTGACGTCGGTTGTGACGTGTCTTGGACCTAAAATATAACTTATCATATagtaagttttttcttttttgatattcTATTGGAAATCAAACATTGATAAATCTAACGTTAGGTCGATCGGATTGATCGGGTGATTTGGTAAAGGAAAGAAGCTATCGGTTAAAATCAAGAAATAGACGCCGATGGAAGGAGACGATATGTCGGCACACACAGCCAACATACGCAACAGCGGTTGGTGTTGGGTCGTCCACGTCACCAAGTAGACGTTTCCAGTTGAGCACCGCCGTCTGAGATGACACCAGAAACCGGTACCCCCAAATGTCACCCTCGTCTCGGTACAGGTCTGCCGTGAGCGTGGGGCCCGATTCCATCACTTGCCTTCCAAAATTGCGGGGTCCATTGTGACATTTCACGGTGGCCCCCACATGTGTAGGGGGAAGTGCCTTATTGGAGGGAGTACATGAGGAATAGAGAAAAGAGAAGGtgagaggaaagaaagaaaataaaaaaaaaatgactgACTATAAATATAATGACattaaatcaaataaatcatttatcattttctttcttgaagaagataatattttacatttaattttaaaataatattctatgatttatttgatcgGTAGACTTTCGTCTCTATGGATATAAATCTTTGTTATAGAGACAAAATCATTAatcaacatttgaaatctttaataaagaattaatatatatatatatatattaaaattaatcaaatttattcaaataaaagataaattaatcaaatttattcaaatttcaatttaataaattttcataacaattaatATTAGAGCAAAAAGTGAACTTAGTAACGCTGATAATGATTCTAGAATCGATGATATTTTATTCGAGTATAAttcaaatcaataatattttatttttttaaaaaatacatatgattatcttaattttattttttttaattatattcgaagaagttttttatttgatatttcaAAAAGTTATCAACAATAACAAAATCATAAATATTGACTATTTAGAGTTAACTACGTAAATCTTTTATTGTTTTTGAGATTTGTTATCAACAAATTATCGaatcttaaaaattaaaagaaatcacTAAGTAATAATTCAATCAATTGATTgattacaataataataatactaagtaAGAATCTTAATCCATTTGTGGAGATCAGGATAGACACAGCAAGAAAAAAACCTCcctagagagagaaaaagagaaggtTAGGAAAAAAAGAACTATTTTAGAATAGATGGCTATAAATAAAATGTCTCTCAATAACATCAGATTGGCCCATCAGTTCATGATAAGTCATTTTTACCAAAGGACACTACTCCATATCCCTTGGAATGCACTCTTCACCATCCTATCTCAATACACCTATAAAGAGAACAATTAGCTCAGAGGCTAAAAACCATTTTGATGTCGAGGCAGGCACAAAGCATCCTATCACTAGTGCTTCACCTTTTTAGGCCCAACCTGAATTGTGCATGTCATGTTGTCATGGCAGATGCTCGTGATCCATAACTATGTGTTTGCCACTCTATTGTTTGGTATATTATTAGAGTAGTAATATTTATCTTCTTGATCGAACTATACAATAAGAGCATGATCACTTCCTTAATTTGTTTCTACAAAATGATACAACCATACCAACCTTCGTACTGTTCTCTCTCTAAAtcatatcatgtcattcaaacatgtaaaaaaaatattaaaactattttttttctattcatttatttttatataataaatataattatcatttattttttataggGTTAAGCTCTATTTTAACCCATGTGAGTATatcaaataattcatatatttacttatgtataaaataatttatatattttaaaaaaaacgtAGTATATAAATTCCTCCCGttaagtttgagttaatagatATTGAAGTCTACGATATGCTAacccataataaactattaatataataatatgtgtaatttaagttaaaaaaagttAAGATCACGAAGGGAGGGGGTCTCGTTGTGGAAGCGACCACCAACAGTAGCACCGAGTTGCTGTTGTCTAGTAGGGTGTTATACTCATGCAGCCTCACCCATGTTGACGATGAGCTATACAGCTTTCAATCCTGCCTCAAGTGGATGTGTATTGATCAGTCCGACGCTAGACACGTAATGGTCTCCTGATCCCTTTTTCTCTTCTTGAACATCTTCGTCCCTATTGCTTCTCATTTTGTCATCTCCTACGCCCCTCACTCATAGTGCCTACGACGTGGTAGTCAAACTTTGACTTTCTCTCACTTTCATCTCTGTCTTCTCCTACTTTTACCTCTCAGCCTTTGTTCATCGCTATGGCCTccatcgcttcctcttcctcgataaGTTGCTCGAGAAGAGTGAGCGAGTGTGGGAGGATATTATAAACTAGCTTAACTACTCCTTTCACTTGCTCTATATTTTCGCGATGTCATGCTTCGTAAGAGTGGTGACTTACAAGATATGGTGGTACTCGGTTGGATCAAAATGATGTTCATGATGGTGGGCATGATGGCATGCGCTATGGAGCTAACGAGTTGGATCTATTTGATGTCACTCGTTAGCTCTAAGCATATGCTATCACATCACCCATCACGATGTTGCTCGTTATCATGAATGACACCCGTTTTGATCCCGATAAGTATCATATATCTTATAAACTATCTCATATAAAATAAATAGAGATAGAAAAGATCGAAGATAGATGTGATCGTATCGTATGTACGATGGGTGAAGACGTCGGAGAAGACGAAGCGGATTACGATGGTGGTGGGATGGACCACAGCAACTATGGGATGGGGCCCGCAACGGCACAGCCTTCGTTGACGCATTGGACAAAGGGCTACGGGGTATTTCACACAGGGAATCCGAGCTGCCCAACAATAAAAAATCCTTCTCACAGTTTCTGTTGGGACCTAAAAATCGATCCTCCTCCTGTGACACTACGAGATCTGCACACATCTTAAGTCTCCCTTAACCTTTTTCCCGATCTGAACGAATTTGACCCTTTGTTCCTTGGAAATCATTTTTGAGACGGAAAAGGCGACACCCTTCATCTCCGGTCACGAGCCGAGCCGGTCTTCGAGTAGAAATCTCGAGTGGCAATTCCACTGTGATGCTTTGACTTTTCCCAAAAGGAAGTTGACAATACAGCCTTTGAGGCTCCACTTTACTCATTCCTTTTTTATAATCGATCGATTGCCTCACGGGGGATTCGCCATGGACGAAGCTTTGCGCTGCTCTAATTCCCTGTTTTCTCTACTCGGATTCTGGCGTCGGTGTTCGGTCGCTTAAAGGTGAGGTTTCTCTCCGGCTTTGAACTCTTCTTTGCACCGGGATATGGGCGTGCTTAGGTTTCACCGCGATCTCTCTATGGATCTTTGGGTCTTCTTACTTTCTTTGTAAAGTTTGGTTTGTTTGCCAGTTTTATGTTCATCTGAGGTGTCAAAGTTGGATCTTGGCTTCTGAGTTTTGTTATTTGGGGATTTGGAGCCTAGGGTTACAGTTCCTTCGAATTCCTCGGATCAAGCTTCTAGGGTTTCATTCGCCTGAGAAATCTCAAGTCCGGGTTTCAATCTTGCTTCGGAATCCATTCAGGTAAAGTTTTATTTTTGCTCATGCGAATCATCTGTTATTTTGCTTGATTCCATTCGACTTGTTGTTCTTGGTAATAGCTCTTGCGTAGAGAAATGGACCAACCCTTTTCAACCACCTTAAAATCTCTTCCCCCCACCGTTGATTCCGTGAAACCAAGCTTGGATACCATCATCAACAACTCCAACACTTACGCCGGCGAATTTAGCCCCGAGGGATCTGTTGGTTTTCTTGATGTTTTTGTTCACCAAGCTCGCGACATACACAACATATGCATCTACCACAAGCAGGATGTTTACGCCAAGATCTGCCTCACCAGCGACCCTGATGTTGCTGTCTCGACCCAAATCATCAACGGCGGAGGGCGCAACCCGGTCTTCAATGATAATCTCCGCCTCCGCGTGCGGACGGTGGAGTCATCGCTGAAATGTGAGATTTGGATGCTTAGCAAGGTGAAGAACTACCTTGAAGACCAGCTGCTGGGATTCGCACTGGTGCCGCTTGCCGATGTCCTTGTGGCCAATGGCAAGCTGGTGCAGGAGTTTTCCCTCTCATCCACTGATCTTTTCCATTCCCCAGCTGGTTTCATCCAATTGTCTCTCACTTATGTTGGTGCATCGCCGGACGTCATGGCCCTTACTGCGGCGCCGAAATCAATGGCTCCTGATGCCACATTGCCGGATGCAGAAAATGAGGACAACATTCCCTGTGAATATGAGAAAATCGAATTCCCTGACCTGAAAGTTGTCAACGAGAACCAGATGATGATTTCAGAGTATTATGGGATGCAATGCACCAGCATGGAGACACAGTGTTCCGAGAGCTTGATCACTCCAGAGAATGGCAACTGTTCGAATGAGGAAGCAGGGGTTCGTCTCGTCGAGAGCTTCTCCTCTGCTGTTACTAGTTTAGATCCAACTAGTAGTCACAAGATTGACACTCCTGTGAGCAATGGTTCAACTACCGAGTCTACTTATGTGCTTTCAGCCATATCTTCTTCTACCTCCCAAGCTCTCTCTGCCACGGTATCATCTCCCAGCCCGGAACACAAAAGCCCGCAAGTCACAGAAGGTGAGGCTGATTCTTCTGCACAGCCAAAAGATACAATTATGAAGCCAATCATCAACATAAACGTCGAGCCAGAGCAAACAGTGGTGCAGCAGGATATCGTCGATATGTACATGAAAAGCATGCAGCAGTTTACAGAGTCACTGGCCAACATGAAACTCCCTATGGATGTTGATGATGATTCTACAACTGCACAAACTGATGAAACAGTTAGTTCAGACAAGCAGCTGCCGCCGTCAAAGGGGACTGGTTCAAGAGTCTTCTATGGGAGTAGAGCATTCTTCTGATCTTACACCCGTCAAGGATCTGCAGATGACTCTTAGAGTAGTTCAGTTATAGTTGACTGTGTGCATGACAAACTTGCTGTTAATGTTATGTTCTTGACGAACTTGCTGTAATCAGATATCAAGTATCCTTATATACTAACCAAATAGATCTTATCTTCTTATGATTAGAGTTTTTGTCACCGATCCATTTCCTAGAAAACTCTTGTGACTACTTATGAATTATCAGGAATCACTGCAGTAAACTTCATGTGTTGCCTCTCTACTATGATTTCCATAGACTCTTTCTTGTTCTGATAACATTGTAAGACCCAATGTACCAAGAGTAACTTAACATCCAAGGATGAGAAAATTGATTGTCATTCCTATCACTGCTGGAAAATTCACTGTTACATGAATCTAGTGGATGTGTTTCAGAAACAGAGGGAGAATATAACAGCAATGTCATATAAATGTCAGTATATAGCAATTTAACCTCGGTTGTGCTTCCACACTTGTATGTAATGACCTCATTCAAATGATGCCTTCTTGTGTTTGATGATGGGTGACCATGAGTGTGTGTATTccttatacttgatgatgaacGGCCATGATGGCACCAAACTTCGCAAACCAACAAATGGCTTTCTTAACCGTGGCGCTTTGCTTTGTGTTTCGTGTGATCATGATCGTGGTTGATTGTACTTGATTGGAGATTGTGAATTAAGCTTTGGTCGGCCCCATCGAGATGAAACTTACGGCACACGAATCACGACGCAATTGCCAAGCTCGTTTATAAATTCGCAGACAAATCAGTTATAGTTACGAAGATGGACGGTTAAAAGAGGAAAGAAATTAGTAcggcaaaaataataataataataataatttagaacGAAAGGATGCAAATTATAAAAAGGACATCATATTCTTCCctcctttttttgttttgtttttgttttgccaAATTCGAAACCGCCCCTCCATCGAAATCATATTCATCTACTCTTCTTTCCACTTTCCTCCGCCTCGCCATCCGCTCCCCGActcccttccccttctcttctccctTTTCCCCTCCGATTCGCCGTCGTTCTACCCCGATGGATCGCCGAATCGTTCCTCCTAGTAGTGACGCCCACGTTTCGCTGCCGATGGAATCTCGGTCGATGTCCGGTGAGATCCACGtgatccttggccccatgttcgctGGAAAGACCACCGCTCTCCTCCGCCGGATCCAGATCGAAATGAACAATGGGAGGTTAGTTCCCACAATTTTCGCTGCATTAATCGTCTTGTATCGCTCATAATTCCTCTTTTTGTCCCCTTTCGAAGCAGATCCGTGGCGATGATTAAATCCGACAAAGATCACAGGTATGGACTGGATTCTGTAGTGACGCACGATGGGGTGAAGATGCCATGCTTTGCGGTGTCGGAGCTTTTGTCATTCCGAGATAAATTAGGCGCTGAAGCATACACTAAGGTACATCTCGATTCTGTAGAGAAGTTTTGCAGTTTTGCCTACTATTCTAGTTGTTGACCCCAATGCACTGTGCATTTCTCTTGTTATGGTTGCAAAATCTGGTGGAGCATTTGTAGAATACTGTAAATAATATGAGTGTGGCTCAAAGTTTTAAATTGCATCATTTTATTGGCTGAAGTTTCTTCTTTTGAGTATATATAGTCAAATGTGAAGGGATTTGTGACACCCAATTTAATCTCACATAGGAAGTAGGTTATAACTTGGATTAATTTATGAGTGTTTGATGATTATACTATTGTTAATTTCAATTGAAGTATTTAAGTTAGTGGTTTAACTTTCTGAATATGATTTTCTTGGATTGATAGATGGCTATCATTGTTTCCTTTCTCTAAACGCAAATGCAATTTTTTTGTTACATGTTTCAGTCATATGTTGATTTTTACATGGTCATAGCTTGAGGTTATATTTTACATTTTTTCTATGTTAATTGATGTCAGGtagaaaacttgagattatactgTTATAATTTTGTTTTGCCCAAATCATTAGCCAATAACTCGAGATTGTATTATTATATTGAAGTTGAGTCCTTGTCAAGACTAGATTATTGTTGATACTGAGGTTGAGTCATCGTCAAGGCTTGATTAAATTTGGTACATGAGAGAGTCTTTTGACTCCATCCATGAGTAGCATTTTTTTACTTGAGGCCTCTCATCATGCTGCAATAGTACATCTCTGATACAATTTGCTATAATTTTGTTTGATCCAAATTATTgactaaaatgcttaagctgaggtTGATGGTAATTGATGTTAGAATTATAAATCAATATTAATCTTGTCTATTTCCGATATAGAATTAATCAAGGTGTTAATTGATGTTAGGTAGATATTGGCTACTTTTGTGCTACTGATTTCTGTAAATTGTTTCATTTAGTGAACATATTCATATCGTGTGAATCTACTGAAGTTCATTTTGGCTAACATGCATACATCTGCTAATCTCTCTTTGGTTCATTTACTTTCTGTTGTTGACCCATCTAATTATGTAAATCTCTCTTTGCTTCATTTACTGACTTTCTGTTGTTGACCCATCTAATTATGTCATGggatttttgtatttttttttacataaattatgagaaAATCCCAAACCCACGTAGACACACCTTGGAGAtgatttttatttcatgttttcTTTTGAGAATATGAAATCCAAACACTACACAAGTTGACTAGGAAGTTAGTAAGGATCATGATCTGGAGTTCAACTGTTTGTACGCATGTTTGAAATGATTAACCGAGCATCTTTGTTACGTCGAGTTCTATTTCTGATGCTGCATTCTGGTAGTTGGATGTGATAGGAATTGATGAAGCGCAATTCTTCGAAGACCTTTACGACTTCTGCTGCAATGCAGCAGATTGCGATGGGAAGACTGTTGTCGTTGCAGGTCTGGATGGCGACTACTTAAGGTGATTAATGAACTCGTTTATCAGTACTGTTCAGTGCAGGTCTGGATGGCGACTACTTAAGGTGATTAATGTACTCGTTTATCAGTACTGTTCAGTGCAGTTCTCAGGTCTGGATGCAAATAGACCCTTTTGTATGTGCTTCCGATCTGGATCCCAACCATTTATTTTGGATGTTAATGCATGTTAATTCGGCTAAATTCTTCTATAATGCTTCATCCTCTGACGAAGGTAGAAAAATCAACTTTGACAGGAAGAGATTTGGTTCGGTGCTTGATGTTGTTCCACTAGCTGACTCGGTGATGAAGCTCACGGCACGGTGTGAGATTTGTGGTAGGCGTGCTTCCTTTACCCTGAGGAAGACTAATGAAACGCAAACCGAGCTCATTGGTGGTGCTGATGTTTACATGCCTGTCTGTAGACAACACTATGTGGACGGAGGTTGTTGATTAAAGCTTCAAGGACTTGCATCGACTATCCTGATGAGTTCAACAGGGGTTTGAAGTCCGAAATAACTCATTTACATTGTTACACTTGATCATTCGGTATACTTAGAATCCTTCTGTTTGTTTCCTGTCCTATCAGTGACTGCTAAATttccatacatatatatatatttttatgaggtGTGGTGATTGCTGTATTACAAAGTATGCAGAGTTGAATTATCGTGGTTGTTTCTTTACTAAAATTATTATGGCTGGCATCTCAAACTGCTGTCAACTCGCCAAGGCATCAAACCCCAAATCATGCCATGCTAATGGAGCGTGCAATGAAGCAATATCAAACTGGAAGGTGAACTGAATGCTTAAAAATATGCAGCACCTTCCGCTGAATAGCTTCAGGTGGTCTAATAATCATGGCCGCCTGAAGTTTACATGTATACTCGATCATTATTTTTTGATTTGTTCTCTACTTAAGAAGTTTacatatttattaatatttaagttcaagttaataataaaatactgattagattattataaaattaattttaatatttatttattttgatataggaTTAAATCGAGATGTTATCATTATAATTACGAACGACATCTTAAACAAGCTGTTAATCGGAGGACGTGACAGTCGTTACCTAAATGCAGAGCTACAGGTGTCACTAAGCCTTTACCATTCGTGCTAATTGATCCCTGCTTCAGATGATATCATACTCATCACGTGCAAACTGCGTGATATAACCCCCATAGGGGCATAGTAGTCATTTCAGAATTAGAACAACAACGGGGAAACAAGCCGACAATTTCGAACAACCCAATAGAGGCATTTTGATCAGTTAAcaaagattattattttattaataaatttattattaatatttttaaattattttttacaaataaatataaaatattaaggcTCTGACGAGCATTAAATTTACTGAAATGCCTCTACAACTACCTTCCG
This DNA window, taken from Musa acuminata AAA Group cultivar baxijiao chromosome BXJ3-7, Cavendish_Baxijiao_AAA, whole genome shotgun sequence, encodes the following:
- the LOC135580797 gene encoding uncharacterized protein LOC135580797; this translates as MDQPFSTTLKSLPPTVDSVKPSLDTIINNSNTYAGEFSPEGSVGFLDVFVHQARDIHNICIYHKQDVYAKICLTSDPDVAVSTQIINGGGRNPVFNDNLRLRVRTVESSLKCEIWMLSKVKNYLEDQLLGFALVPLADVLVANGKLVQEFSLSSTDLFHSPAGFIQLSLTYVGASPDVMALTAAPKSMAPDATLPDAENEDNIPCEYEKIEFPDLKVVNENQMMISEYYGMQCTSMETQCSESLITPENGNCSNEEAGVRLVESFSSAVTSLDPTSSHKIDTPVSNGSTTESTYVLSAISSSTSQALSATVSSPSPEHKSPQVTEGEADSSAQPKDTIMKPIININVEPEQTVVQQDIVDMYMKSMQQFTESLANMKLPMDVDDDSTTAQTDETVSSDKQLPPSKGTGSRVFYGSRAFF